In a genomic window of Gossypium arboreum isolate Shixiya-1 chromosome 7, ASM2569848v2, whole genome shotgun sequence:
- the LOC108485524 gene encoding transcription factor MYB123-like codes for MGYKRGKVLFHFNGFKVEGERHTRDMGRSPSCSKEGLNKGAWTALEDKLLASYIKTHGEGKWSDLSKRAGLKRCGKSCRLRWLNYLRPDIKRGNISHDEEELIIRLHNLLGNRWSLIAGRLPGRTDNEIKNYWNTVLRKRAKAQASIGTPPSKSTQKMLSTESGVCEPLRSPRATKAKIKVILTKATRSSSKVRIPTQLPAAQQIDKLRDGQLKSTNNNQEMSGDIATVEAHNGTQMIDSLYSDGGGSDLLNEQLKESDVEFEENLMQPLAFDEAMFKNWTVNPCLNGKDAMDFDSLAFLLETDEYGFYRNINFQT; via the exons ATGGGCTATAAAAGGGGAAAGGTCCTCTTCCATTTTAATGGTTTTAAGGTAGAGGGAGAGAGACATACGAGAGATATGGGGAGGAGTCCATCTTGCTCCAAGGAAGGACTCAACAAAGGAGCTTGGACTGCATTGGAGGATAAATTACTTGCATCATATATTAAAACTCATGGGGAAGGCAAATGGAGCGACCTCTCCAAGAGAgctg GCTTGAAAAGATGTGGCAAAAGTTGCAGACTTAGATGGCTGAATTATCTTAGACCAGATATCAAAAGAGGCAACATCTCCCATGATGAAGAAGAACTCATTATCAGACTCCATAATCTTCTTGGAAACAG GTGGTCGTTAATAGCTGGAAGGTTACCGGGTCGTACAGATAATGAAATCAAGAACTACTGGAACACTGTTTTGAGAAAGAGAGCCAAAGCTCAAGCATCCATTGGAACTCCTCCAAGCAAATCTACACAAAAAATGCTATCAACCGAGTCTGGAGTCTGTGAACCGTTGCGTTCACCCCGGGCTACGAAAGCCAAAATCAAAGTGATTCTAACTAAAGCCACTAGGTCCAGCAGCAAGGTCAGGATCCCAACACAGCTACCTGCAGCTCAGCAAATTGATAAGCTTCGAGATGGTCAGCTTAAGTCAACAAATAATAATCAAGAAATGAGTGGTGATATTGCAACAGTGGAAGCTCACAATGGAACCCAAATGATTGATTCGTTGTACAGTGATGGTGGCGGCTCAGATTTGTTAAATGAGCAGCTAAAGGAAAGCGATGTTGAATTTGAGGAGAACCTTATGCAGCCCTTAGCCTTTGATGAGGCAATGTTCAAGAATTGGACCGTAAATCCTTGTCTTAATGGCAAAGACGCCATGGATTTTGATTCTTTGGCCTTTTTGCTCGAGACGGATGAATATGGCTTTTATAGGAATATCAATTTCCAAACATAG